Proteins encoded together in one Vanessa tameamea isolate UH-Manoa-2023 chromosome 28, ilVanTame1 primary haplotype, whole genome shotgun sequence window:
- the LOC135194228 gene encoding chorion class CA protein ERA.1-like, translated as MSTFAFLLLCVQACLVQNVYSQCLRGAAGPIGWDAGIGGCGWGPGVAGLGWEGGLAGPVGCGWGAGLGGLGWEGGLAGPGAWGWGAGLGGLGWDAGLAGPGAWGWGSYGGAGVGDVAVAGEMGVAGTTLVAGQVPILGAVEFGGVVPAAGAVSIAGSCGCGCGCNGGYIY; from the exons ATGTCTACCTTCGCTTTCCTCCTCCTCTGCGTCCAAGCTTGCTTGGTTCAG AATGTGTACAGCCAGTGTCTGCGTGGTGCTGCTGGACCTATTGGGTGGGACGCCGGAATAGGAGGCTGCGGCTGGGGTCCTGGCGTTGCTGGCTTAGGCTGGGAAGGCGGCTTAGCTGGTCCCGTTGGGTGCGGTTGGGGTGCTGGCCTTGGTGGTCTAGGCTGGGAAGGCGGTCTTGCTGGTCCTGGTGCTTGGGGCTGGGGTGCCGGTCTTGGTGGTTTAGGCTGGGATGCCGGTCTTGCTGGTCCCGGTGCTTGGGGCTGGGGTTCCTACGGAGGTGCCGGTGTTGGTGATGTAGCAGTTGCCGGTGAAATGGGCGTCGCTGGTACCACACTAGTCGCTGGTCAAGTGCCAATCCTTGGTGCTGTCGAGTTCGGAGGTGTCGTGCCTGCTGCTGGAGCTGTCTCTATCGCTGGTAGCTGCGGCTGCGGCTGTGGCTGCAACGGTGGATACATTTACTGA